The following proteins come from a genomic window of Papilio machaon chromosome 7, ilPapMach1.1, whole genome shotgun sequence:
- the LOC106715024 gene encoding piwi-like protein Siwi — translation MSEQCGRGRARGRAGRGGDGATQQPRRPGEQQRGPPQQQAARPGPRPQPPSAWGPPTVAPPVRAGVPVPTVSIGRASHRDTPTTHEHPGDVDIQQRLQNININQPPAAAGDAPSAGSRGSRRGGGRILPEQPTVLRTKPTNVTSKKGSYGHPLDLMVNYFAVETTPQWSLYQYHVDISPEEDNTAVRRGLLRVHSKTLGGYLFDGTALYTIKRLHPEPLELYSDRKTDGERMRIMIKLTCAVSPGDYHYLQIFNLIIRKCFRLLQLQLVGRDFFNPEAKVDIPEHNLQIWPGYKTTINQYEDRILMVTEITHKVLRLDTVQQILREYINTKGDNYKQLFVEAITGQIVMTDYNKKTYRVDDVAWNVTPNATFRMRDGDISYIDYYYKKYNIRINDLRQPMLISRSKAREVRAGMPELVYLVPELCRMTGLSDTMRANFQLMKSLAVHTKVGPDVRIRKLLEFNRRFTQTNEVVAELGTWDMKLSNRLLSVKGRQLPPENIVQGHNMKYPAGDTTDGWTRDMRSKPLLSIANLPSWVVITPSRQHQDATSFVNMIMKTGQGCGFHMPRPEIVTIDRDGSVEYAKMCENVIAKKNPALILCVLARNSGDRYGAIKKKCTVDRAVPTQVVCARNMTSKSAMSIATKIAIQINCKLGGAPWTVEIPLNTLMVIGYDVCHDTFTKTKSFGAFVATLDRQMTQYYSAVNAHTSGEELSAHISFNIASALRKFREKNGTLPSRIFIYRDGVGDGQIPYVHGHEVAEIKKKLNEIYAGAEVKMAFIIVSKRINTRIFLNNGRGENPRPGTIIDDVITLPERYDFYLVSQNVREGTISPTSYNVIEDTTGLDPDRLQRLTYKMTYMYFNCSNQVRVPSVCQYAHKLAFLAANSLHTQPHYSLTETLYFL, via the exons ATGTCTGAGCAATGCGGAAGAGGTCGAGCGCGAGGCCGGGCTGGGAGAGGTGGCGATGGTGCCACCCAGCAACCACGGCGTCCTGGCGAACAACAACGAGGCCCGCCACAACAGCAAGCAGCGCGTCCGGGTCCCCGCCCACAACCGCCATCTGCTTGGGGGCCGCCGACAGTGGCACCTCCTGTTAGGGCTGGCGTGCCTGTACCAACGGTTTCAATAGGTCGCGCGTCTCATCGTGATACTCCAACAACTCATGAACATCCAGGCGATGTAGATATTCAGCAGCGTCTGcagaatattaatataa atcaGCCACCTGCGGCTGCGGGAGACGCTCCGTCAGCAGGCAGTCGAGGGTCTCGTCGGGGCGGCGGTCGCATTTTGCCAGAGCAACCTACTGTGCTGCGAACAAAGCCCACTAATGTTACATCTAAAAAAG GAAGCTATGGTCATCCTCTTGACTTAATGGTTAATTATTTTGCTGTTGAAACCACTCCACAATGGAGTCTGTATCAATACCATGTGGATATTTCTCCAGAGGAGGACAACACTGCTGTTCGTAGAGGTCTATTGAGAGTACACAGCAAGACTCTTGGCGG ATACTTATTTGATGGGACAGCTTTGTACACCATTAAAAGACTTCACCCTGAACCATTGGAGCTATATTCTGATCGCAAAACCGATGGAGAACGGATGAGAATAATGATCAAA CTGACATGTGCGGTGAGCCCAGGTGATTATCACTATCTACAAATTTTTAACCTTATCATCCGCAAATGCTTTCGCTTACTTCAATTGCAACTTGTTGGAAGAGACTTCTTTAATCCTGAAGCTAAg GTGGACATCCCTGAGCATAACCTGCAGATTTGGCCTGGGTACAAAACAACTATCAACCAGTACGAAGACAGGATTTTAATGGTTACAGAAATAACTCATAAG GTCTTACGTCTGGATACAGTGCAACAAATATTAAGggaatatattaatactaagGGTGATAATTACAAGCAGTTATTTGTGGAAGCTATTACGg GCCAAATTGTGATGACGGATTATAACAAGAAAACTTACAGAGTTGATGATGTGGCATGGAATGTCACACCCAATGCCACCTTTAGAATGAGGGATGGTGATATCTCTTACATCGACTATTATTACAAG AAATACAACATTCGCATTAACGACCTCCGGCAACCAATGTTGATATCTCGGTCTAAGGCGCGCGAAGTCCGGGCCGGCATGCCCGAGCTGGTGTATCTGGTGCCGGAGCTGTGCCGCATGACAGGCCTCTCCGACACCATGAGAGCCAACTTCCAGCTCATGAAGTCATTGGCTGTTCACACCAAGGTCGGCCCAGATGTGCGCATCAGGAAACTACTCGAATTTAACAGACGCTTCACTCAGACTAACGAAGTTGTTGCG gAATTGGGCACTTGGGATATGAAGCTTTCCAATAGGTTGCTGAGTGTGAAAGGGCGTCAGTTGCCCCCGGAGAACATTGTGCAAGGCCACAACATGAAATATCCCGCCGGTGATACAACTGATGGCTGGACCAGAGACATGAG atCAAAGCCTCTACTGTCGATAGCAAACTTGCCATCTTGGGTGGTGATAACACCGAGCAGGCAGCATCAGGACGCCACCAGCTTCGTCAATATGATCATGAAGACCGGCCAAGGCTGCGGCTTCCACATGCCAAGACCTGAGATCG tAACAATAGATCGCGACGGATCAGTAGAATATGCAAAAATGTGCGAGAATGTAATTGCAAAGAAAAATCCCGCTTTGATACTCTGCGTTCTAGCCAGAAACTCTGGAGACAG GTACGGAGCTATCAAGAAAAAGTGCACCGTGGACCGCGCGGTGCCTACACAAGTGGTTTGTGCACGCAACATGACCTCCAAATCTGCCATGTCTATTGCAACCAAAATAGCCATTCAGATTAATTGcaag CTCGGCGGCGCTCCCTGGACGGTGGAGATTCCGTTGAACACACTGATGGTGATTGGTTACGATGTATGCCACGATACGTTCACCAAGACGAAGAGTTTCGGCGCATTCGTGGCGACACTGGATCGTCAGATGACACAGTACTATTCCGCTGTCAACGCACACACTTCGGGCGAAGAACTCAGCGCACACATTAGTTTCAATATCGCCTCAGCACTCAGGAAATTTAGAGAGAAAAATG gTACCCTGCCTTCccgcatttttatttaccgcGATGGCGTTGGAGATGGTCAAATCCCATATGTTCATGGACATGAG gttgctgaaattaaaaagaaactcaaTGAGATATACGCCGGAGCTGAGGTTAAGATGGCCTTCATAATTGTGTCGAAACGTATCAATACACGCATCTTTCTGAATAACGGCCGCGGAGAGAACCCGAGACCAGGAACAATTATTGACGATGTTATTACACTGCCTGAAAG ATATGATTTCTACCTGGTGTCTCAGAATGTTCGAGAAGGTACAATTTCTCCGACTTCATACAATGTTATTGAAGATACGACTGGCCTTGACCCAGACCGC ctCCAACGTCTGACGTACAAGATGACGTACATGTACTTCAACTGCTCGAACCAGGTGCGTGTACCCTCGGTGTGTCAATACGCGCACAAGCTGGCCTTCCTCGCTGCCAACAGTCTGCACACACAGCCTCATTACTCTCTCACAGAGACGTTGTACTTCCTCTAA